GTTAGAATAGTGTGAAGCATGTTAGGGTGTGCTTTATAAACAAAATGATTCTTAGCTTTAGAACAATGTTTCCATGCATGCCCTCTCCATTTTACTATTTTTAATCTTGAGGCAATctgaaaaaattgtttgtgaaatTGATCAAAGTATAGAACAGATAGGCAGTGTGCACATGGCACCTCCCTTCTTTCTTCCATTGATACCTCAGATACTCTCACACTGTTTTATGTGAGGTTGTATAGACAAACATCACCTAGAGACTAAATTGAGAGCACCACATTTGTTAAGTGGGGGAAAGGGTTGTACAGAAGCACACTAGAATAGcttggcctacattttcaaagcgATTAGTGATCTTGGGTGCCTCTggttttgggtgtccaatttaaGGCCTGCTTTTTAGGTGCTCAGCAGCCAAGATCAGCCTCAACCCCTCTCAGGACAGAATCATTCAAATACTTATGCACCCAGTGGCACTACTGACAGCTGCAGAGCTATCCAGTTTAACTGTAACCTGTACCCTGATAATTTAGGCTCTGATTAGGCAAGGTACTTAAGAACGTGCCTAACTTTACACAAGccagtagttccattgaagtaatgtgcttaaagttagacatatGTTTAAGTACCATGCTGagagactaagccctggtctacactaggactttaggtcgaatttagcagcattaaatcgatgtaaacctgcacccgtccacacgatgaagccctttatttcgacttaaagggctcttaaaatcgatttccttactccacccctgacaagtggattagcgcttaaatcggccttgccgggtcgaatttggggtactgtggacacaattcgacggtattggcctccgggagctatcccagagtgctccattttgaccgctctggacagcactctcaactcagatgcactggccaggtagacaggaaaagaaccgcgaacttttgaatctcatttcctgtttggccagcgtggcaagctgcaggtgaccatgcagagctcatcagcagaggtgaccatgatggagtctcagaatcgcaaaagagctccagcatggaccgaacgggaggtacgggatctgatcgctgtatggggagaggaatccgtgctatcagaactccgttccagttttcgaaatgccaaaacctttgtcaagatctcccagggcatgaaggacagaggccataacagggacccgaagcagtgccgcgtgaaactgaaggagctgaggcaagcctaccagaaaaccagagaggcgaacggccgctccgggtcagagccccaaacatgccgcttctatgatgagctgcatgccattttagggggttcagccaccactaccccagccgtgttgtttgactccttcaatggagatggaggcaatacggaagcaggttttggggacgaagaagatgatgatgatgacgaggttgtagatagctcacagcaagcaagcggagaaaccggttttcccgacagccaggaactgtttctcaccctggacctggagccagtaccccctgaacccacccaaggctgcctcctggacccagcaggcggagaagggacctccggtgagtgtaccttttaaaatactatacatggtttaaaagcaagcatgtgaaaggattactttgccctggcattcgcggctctcctggatatactcccaaagcctttgcaaaaggtttctggggagggcagacttattgcgtccttcatggtaggacactttaccactccaggccagtaacacgtactcgggaatcattgtacaacaaagcattgcagtgtatgtttgctggcgttcaagcaacatccgttcgtgtgttatcctcaggagagtgagatataatccatggtcacctggttgaaatagggtgcttttcttcaggggacactcagaggagcccattcctgctgggctgtttgcctgcggctgaacagaaatgttccccgctgttagccacagggaggggggagggttgagggggtagccacgcggtggggggaggcaaaatgcgaccttgtaacgaaagcacatgtgctatgtatgtaatgttaacagcaaggtttaccctgaaagagtgtagccagtgttttataaaatgtgtctttttaaataccgctgtcccttttcttttctccaccagctgcatgtgtttcaatgatcacaggatcttctccttcccagaggctagtgaagattagaaagaaaaaaaaacgcactcgagatgaaatgttctccgagctcatgctgtcctcccacactgacagagcacagacgaatgcgtggaggcaaataatgtcagactgcaggaaagcacaaaatgaccaggaggagaggtggcgggctgaagagagtaagtggcgggctgaagagagtaagtggcgggctgaagagagggctgaagctcgaatgtggcgacagcgtgatgagaggaggcaggattcaatgctgaggctgctggaggaccaaaccagtatgctccagtgtatggttgagctgcagcaaaggcagctggagcacagactgccactacagcccctgtgtaaccaaccgccctcctccccaagttccatagcctccacacccagacgcccaagaacgcggtggggtggccaccggccaaccagccactccaccacagaggattgccccaaaaaaagaaggctgtcattcaataaattttaaagttgtaaacttttaaagtgctgtgtggcattttccttccctcctccaccacccctcctgggctaccttggtagtcatccccctatttgtgtgatgaatgaataaagaatgcatgaatgtgaagcaacaatgactttattgcctccgcaaacggtgatcaaagggaggaggggagggtggttagcttacaaggaagtagagtgaaccaaggggcggggggtttcatcaaggagaaacaaacagaactttcacaccgtagcctggccagtcatgaaactggttttcaaagcctctctgatgcgtaccgcaccctcctgtgctcttctaaccgccctggtgtctggctgcgcgtaaccagcagccaggcgatttgcctcaacctcccaccccgccataaacgtctccccattactctcacagatattgtggagcacacagcaagcagtaataacagcgggaatattggtttcgctgaggtctaagcgagtcagtaaactgcgccagcgcgcctttaaacgtccaaatgcacattctaccaccattctgcacttgctcagcctgtagttgaacagctcctgactgctgtccaggctgcctgtgtacggcttcatgagccatggcattaaggggtaggctgggtccccaaggatacatataggcatttcaacatcaccaacagttattttctggtctgggaataaagtcccttcttgaagcttttgaaacagaccagagttcctgaagatgcgagcgtcatgtacctttcccggccatcccacgttgatgttggtgaaacgtcccttgtgatccaccagagcttgcagcactattgaaaagtaccccttgcggtttatgtactcgccggcttggtgctccggtgccaagatagggatatgggttccgtctatggccccaccacagttagggaatcccattgcagcaaagccatccactatgacctgcacatttcccaaggtcactacccttgatatcagcagatctttgattgcgtgggctacttgcatcacagcagcccccacagtagatttgcccactccaaattgattcccaactgaccggtagctgtctggcgttgcaagcttccacagggctatcgccactcgcttctcaactgtgagggctgctctcatcttggtattcatgcgcttcagggcaggggaaagcaagtcacaaagttccatgaaagtgcccttacgcatgcgaaagtttcgcagccactgggaatcgtcccagacctgcaacactatgcggtcccaccagtctgtacttgtttcccgagcccagaatcggcgttccacagcatgaacctgccccattagcaccattatgcatgcattggcagggcccatgctttcagagaaatctgtgtccatgtcctgatcactcacgtgaccgcgctgacgtcgcctcctcgcccggtagcgctttgccaggttctggtgctgcatatactgctggataatgcgtgtggtgtttaatgtgctcctaattgccaaagtgagctgagcggactgcatgcttgccttggtatggcgtccgcacagaaaaaaggcgcggaatgattgtctgccgttgctctgacggagggaggggcgactgacgacacggcttacagggttggcttcaggaggctaaaatccacaaagggggtggctttacatcaaggagtagatcaggcaggacttcacggagggttccaataagaaatggtgcacctaagttattgttcttattggaacaagaaggttagcctggcctctgattgatacatggctagatctacctcgcagcaccttctctgtgagtgactgcagtgtgacctagaggaatgagtcccctagacaggggaggaggcaaatgagtacaaaacaaatctggtctatttcttgttttgatccactccatctatcttttacatctttggctggcagcagacggtgcaggactgcaagccatccacatctcatggctgctcggcagaagatggtacagtacgactgctagccatcctcatctcttgcctgcctggcagaagatggcacagtacgattgctagccatcgtcatctcttgcctgcccggcagaagatggtacaatacgactgctagccatcgtcatctcttgcctgcccggcagaagatggtacaatacgactgctagcaatccgtattgcctgcctgctcaccattagacggttcaatacgactgactgcaggactaaagagaatgacctggtcaagtcactaaaaatttagtccctgcgcccatgtctgcccaggcgctcctgatcgacctcacacaggcgaccaggaacacctcggacatgacgaggacggctaccagtcgtactgtaccgtctgctgccagaaggcaatgggttgctgctactgtgtagcaatgccgtaccgcgtctgccagcacccaggagacatacggtgacggttacctgagcgggctccatgcttgcggtggtatggcgtccgcacaggtaactcaggaaaaaaggcgcgaaacaattgtctgcccttgccttcacggagggagggagggaacgggggccggacaatatgtacccagaaccacccgcgacaatgttttagcccaatcagagtgctccattgtgactgctctggacagcactctcaactcagatgcacgattgtttgccgttgctctgacgcagggaggggcgactgaggacacggcttacagggttgacttcacggagggttccaataagaaatggtgcacctaagttattgttcttattggaacaaggaggttagcctggcctctgattgatacatggctagatctacctcgctgcaccttctctgtgagtgactgcagtgtgacctagaggaatgattcccctagacaggggaggaggcaaatgagtacaaaacaaatctggtctatttcttgttttgatccactccatctatcttttacatctttggctggcagcagacggtgcagaaggacatattgcctgcctgctcaccataagacggttcaataggactgactgccggactaaagagaatgacctggtcaagtcactaaaaatttagtccctgcgcccatgtctgcccaggcgctcctgatcgacctcacacaggcgaccaggagtacctcggacatgacgaggacggctaccagtcgtattgtaccgtctgctgccacaagacaatgggttgctgctactgtgtagcaatgccgtgccgcgtctgccagcacccaggagacatacggtgacggttacctgagcgggctccatgcttgcggtggtatggcgtccgcacaggtaactcaggaaaaaaggcgcgaaacaattgtctgcccttgctttcacggagggagggagggaagggggggactgacgatatgtacccagaaccacccgcgacaatgtttcagccccatcaggcattgggatctcaacccagaattccaatgggcagcggagactgcgggaactgtgggatagctacccacagtgcaacgctccggaagtcgactctagcctcggtactgtggaagcactccgccgagttaatgcacttaatgcacttctgtggggacacacacactcgaatatataaaaccgatttctaaaaaactgacttctataaattcgaccttattccgtagtgtagacataccctaagggagttagtttttaaaagatttgCTATTACTACATAGTAATGGTTACGTAGAACACTACAGTGTCATTGAAGGGCCATATACAAGTGGACAAAGTACTAGAGAATAGTATATACAATGAAGGTTGTGCGATGGCAGCAGGCACTAGATCTGTGATCTCGTAGATCTCGCCCATCTCTTATTTCTATAAATTTATGCATAATATTTACCCAACTttgttactattatttattatttgtattacagtaggatGGACCTGGGTCATGGAGCTCggtcccattgtgctatgtgctgtacaaacacagaacaaaaagacagtctctgccctaagGAATTcccaatctaagtataagacaaaaatgtggatacagacagacagggggcCACAAGGAAACGATGCATcaattaccctcctttaattctttactaaTCAAGTCCCTTattagctgctccattatcttccctgagatcaatgtcaggctgacagacctCTAATTAGCTGAGTCatcctgtttatcctttttaaaaattggcataacATTACCTTTCATCCAGTCTTCTGgagcttccccagtgctccaagtcttattgaaaatcaaGATTAATGGTCTACAAAGCTCTTCAGCCAactctttaaaaactcttggatgcaagttatctggagcTCTGATTTAaacatgtctaactttagtagctccTGTTTAACATGTTCCAGAGATACTCATGTAATGGAAAGAGTATTACCATCACTATATGATGAGACTAAAtaatctgtttttcccccaagtgcagaacagaaatatttattgaacacttttgcattttctggattattaataattctaccatttccatctagtagtggaccaataccattgtcaggattgtttttcttcctaatgtattttaaaacctCCCTTTTATTGTCCTTATCTCTGCTAGCCATAGATTTCTTcttgtgttcctttgcttcccttatcaatttcaTGCAATTTCTGATTTATGTTCATGACTAGCAACTTCTCCCTTCTTCCTTTTGTTATATTTTTtgtagctgccttcacttcccctctaaacctgATCAGCTTTTAACCAGAACggcttcttcctcagttgtgggattTGGCCTTTTTGGGTATCTAATAGGATGCTCTTAAattattcccaattatcattcatgcTATGCAGGAAGAAACCGTAAGATTTAGACCCAGTCTGCATGTGAGGATCTAGAGAGAGGTTTGAGTCAAAGATGACACCCGGCCAGGGCTGtgcctagctattctggggccctacgcagcccccctgtggggggggggcaggcctctgcagggggaggagctggccCCAGGCCACCGTGggaggggggacccaggcctccatgggggatCAGACACATTCATTATATAGAGCAGGtttttctcaaactgtgggcagTGTCTGCAAGGGCCCAGAACTCTTCTTTGTCCTTTGTATTTACCACCTCGAAAAGAAGAAAGTGCCAATGGCTGCTTAGGATTTTGGACCTCCTGTgcacctgtcctggctccacttGCAGTCTCTCCTTGACACCCAGCCAGGGTGCAGGGAGTGAGCAGGGATTCCACTGCAGGGACTCTGCCTGGACATTGGAGGCATCGCTCTGGTGCTCATACTGCCCAGCATGTGTGGTGGGTGAGTAATGGCAGTAGCGATGGGTAACCATGGGGCCTTGCCAACAGGGGTCATGAATGCAGGGATGGCCACTCAGGCAGAGAAAACCTAGTGGTGGGGATgggctggtggggggtggggtcttCAAGGGGAACAGACTGGGGGCGTGGGGGAATGACCAAATAGTGGgatgggctggggatgaggcagCTCCCCTTAAAGGCCTGTTACTTTATAACCCCATTCAGCCACCCTCCCCAGCATGTGCCCCCCTATGGAACCCTGCTCCCCTGGGGGAGGGATTTCTTGGTCACCCTCCAGCTCCAGTTTGGCTCAGTCTCTCCACACCTGGCTAAACTCAGCATAGAGACAAGCTCATCCAGCCTTGTGGGACCTGTGCAGGTAAGTCTTCTACAGCCGGATATACCTTAGTTGTCTAGTGCTTCATTAACAGCTGACCTGTAGGAAAACTGTGTGCTCAGGACATGGGGAAGTGGGGCCTGAGCCCATCTGCTTTGATAAAAATGGGGCTGAATGGTCAAGATTTTGGGGCACCCTGACATAGAaggactgaaaaataaaaaaaatacatatatgttTGAACCATTGGAGTAATTCTAGGAAGTCTCACAGAAGGAGCACGTGGGGAGAATGatctggaggaggaaggagtaGGCATATAGCACACTGACATCAGGAGTGTGTTACATGCATGGGGGCACTGTGCAAGAAAGCAGAAAGAGACAAGCCCAGGGAAAAGATACTGTAGTGAGAGGACATAAACACTATAACCACAACACAGACGCAAAAAATTGTTAAGGCATGAAGTGTTGCAGCATTGCTAATGCCatgtatttaaaaatcagaagtcaggaccccaaaatcacaagattgacttaaaaatcatgacattttaaaaaataataaatgttgggctctttttatttgccttttagtTTCTGAGCTCTCACAAGGACCCTGTTTTCAAgtctttctccacagccatgagggctagaaacttctttctttctaaaatgaaagctgaaatttgcTTCtcttgactccagcagctggtaTGTTCAGAAAAACACCCAATATTGTGAGACCCACAATAAgatcacaagagctggcaataCTGTGTTGACAGAGCATTTGATCTGCTGCCTAACTGGAACATATCCTGTTCAGAAAGCATATTGCTTCGGCATTACTTATCTGTGCTGGAGGTTCCGGGTCCCTTTGAGCAACAACTTGTGCCATCTGTTTCCCTCCGTGTTGTGCAACAGAGGGGAGCGTGCTCCTGAAGATCACAGACTGAGATCAGAGGGCCTGTCTCTCCTCTCAGCGAGGCCAGTTTTACGCCTCTGGACATCAATTAAAATTGGTTGCGCCCAATTTACAGCAGCATAAATGGAAAGAGAACCAAGCTCAATATTTTTGGAACATATCAGGTAAGTGTTAAGTTTCCAGGGGAGAGTcacaataaataaaacaacaacatgaAGTGTCTTTATTCTAACTCTAGACAGTTTAGAAAGTTTAATAGTACAGGACAATATGTTCTTAAGTGCAAATCTAGCGAACACCATGGGATCCCAAGGATTATTGTGTGCCTATATTGATTTTGAATGGCATGCTTTACTGTtctgtgattttgttttttcatatcCTACTGCATAATCGTGCGTAGCGACTGAAAACAAAGCCATCAATTTGAGCAAAAATATTGGACCAGGTCAGCGGCTGGGGTAAACTGACCTAACTCCACCTGAGGATCTTTCCCAGCATCTGTAGTTGTACCACAGATGTTTTTAATCCAGTTCAACAAATACGTGCATTGCTGCATATAAAGCTCTATTCAGTGCAATGGCAGCGATAGATGTGGTGGTATTTGTTCACTGGGTACTAACattcagaacaaacatttgtatttttttaaataatttcttcatGGAGGGCCAGGCAGCAGCACTGGTGTCTGAGCTCTGTAAAAAAATAGAAAGGCTTGGGCTAGACATGAGCGTGTTTTCTAATTGGAATAGTAGAAAGCTCCCCCCACTCTTAGCTTCCAGACCTTTGTAGTATTTTTCATTCAAAGAATGAAAGCAAGCatgcaaagtattccatttaGGAATATTCACTTTGTTCTAACTTTCTGACCCTCACTGATGCCATCTTGGGTGTAAATTGCTGGTATGAAACACAAATCGCAGACTTTGAAGGGAATATTTTAAAGTATGTAATTAAAAATGACTGTGGATTTTCTCTCAACAGAGGATCTTTGATgcacctgttctctctctcttaggGATAATCCCAttctaatccttttttaaaatttcacctgCCTTTAAAAGTCTGCTGCTGCCCTTTTTGAAGGATGAACCTGTTTTTCTAGTGATAATTACAATGACCATCTGTCAATGGCAGACATTTCACTCCATGCAATAATGATAATATTAAGATGAAAAAAAGAATTGGTTTGGGTTGCTGTGACATCTATTTCCATGTTTTTCTATGAATTAGTATTAATACAGTGATAGAATATTATTACTGCTACTATTATTTTGGAATAAACATCACTCTAATGATTTACCAACATCAATTTGTGACAGACGTGTGGTGACTGCTAAAGGGCTCAGAAATTCCCTTGACCTTTAAGTGCATGGCCTGATCATGCTCCCATTATTATGTGTATTGCAAGAGCATCTAGTCATACACCAGGACCCCACTGATGCTCCCTACCCCAAAGAACTGATCTGTGCATGTAGGAGACCCTGCATATGTGGCCCATACCACTTCAGTACAGAAAGTGGAGGGGAGTGACCTCAGCTGACTCTACGGCAGGTTGAAAGCATTGTTATTGTTTGCTAAGAACAATAGCCAGGATAATAATTTATTTTCTGGGACTTGTTTACACTGTAGCTGCTGCCTTTCCATTTCCAAATTgatcaatgtatttattttatgtttctgTTTCCAACAAGAGGTTCTGAGCATGTATACAAAAACTTACTGTCTAGACACAGTGTTCATTGGCAATGTCCCACTAAATGAACTCAGGCCTGGATcctcaaatcccattgatttcatcgCAGCTAGGCCGCtcagtacctttgaggatctgggtctcaACCTCCATCCCACACCCTTCATTGTTAGCATCATCTTTTGCTGACATCCAGTTGTGCTTACCCCTGTACTGAACATGGATGACACGTGATGCTCTGGCTCATAGAACTTCCAGACTATGGCCCTTAACCTGACTGTTGCTGCATGTTTAGGAGACCCCTGTGCACACATGAAGTCCCATTTGATCTCAGTGTGGGTCCATACAGACACAGGGATCCACTAGCACAGAGTGGATTGCCGGATTGGGGTCTTAATAATCACCCCCCTTCCCGCAAGACATTGAGGGCCAAATCATGACTCTAGTGACGTTGATGGCAAAATGCCTATTGATTATAATGGGACCAGCAGCAGATGAAACTTATACTGTGCCTTAAATGACAACAGACTTGGGCTCTGACAGACCAGTGGAGGAAATGTATTCCAGAGTCAAGGGGCTTCCACGGAGGGCATCCTGTCCATGGGCCCCAGGCATTCAAACCTAGAGACTATTATTATTAGCAGTGCCACAACTGATGTCTAGAGTCATAGTGGTACATAGAGAGAGTGGGAATTTCCAAGATACTCAGGACCAAGCTGGCCCTTTAACTCTGTGCAACGCAGCCCACATTAAATCTTGATGACACTGTCTGTTCTACTAACATTACCCCTGCTGTAGTGGTTTACTTATGGAAGAAAGACATTATTAATCAGCTCTTTCCCTTGTTAATATGGAAAGGCTGCTGAACATAAGGTAGGAACAAACAGTAAATCTATGATTTATTTAGAGTTAATAAGAGGTATAGAGAGGTAACGTTTGTACAAGTTTACACCAGTGCTGTCttctctttttttcaaaaaagcacaGATAAAATCCAAATGTTTTCCACCTCTAGCCAGGGGAACACGTAAAAGAGCAGCACTATTATCATTTACTTTTCTTCTAAAAGGTATtcaatttcttccaaaacctTTAGAGATAAATTTCCAACTTGGCCTCTAAAGCTGAACCCCCACATTTTGCACAGGCAGCCATTTGGCAGAAGAGTTAGCAAGTGGGATTTTAAAGATCCCTTTGGAAATTTGCCATTGAAAGTTGCTCATTAACACATACACCTTAAGCCTTATCTACACTGGAACTTTGCCCCAAATCCAGCAATTGATTGCCACCCACTAATGTGGCTCATTTCCACTTGTGCCAACACACAAGTGTCAACAAGGGAAGGCAGGATTTGCACTGATGGAATTTATCCTGGTAGCAGGCAGGAATAAATTCACGAGGACTAATCACAGGTTTCCTTGTTGACACTTGGGGGTTTCCCTCATGCGGTTACATCAGTGGCTgaaattcccagtgtagacaagacttgAGTAATACtgtacagagggccagcacagGCCAATTCAATCTTgcttaagccctcaaaatataACTTAAGTGGTGTATAAGCCCTCTGCacagcagtgaatttcatctATAGATGACAGAACAACTGTTCTGTTACCTGATACTcctgaaactttattttattgGCACACCATGGTTTTCCTTTGTGGTTTCTTGTATCCTTACTTTTTTAGGACCCTACAAGCTCACATCAATgctattttctcttttctttaatgcTCAAAATGTCACTCATGGGCATTTCTGGGTAAAGTGAATCAGTCTCTTCACCTGGGATACTTGGTGAGATCAGGAAACTTCTTTTGCAAGCTGTTTTCTGATTCCacctaaaaaagaaaagcaaagttTTACTAAAGAATTTAAAGGGAATTTGGGGGATTTTTAGAACGTCATGCAATAATGGGTTTTGActgcctgatccaaaactcaatGAAGtctttgttgatttcagtgggctttagatcagataCAGTTGCCAATGACTCATTCAAAATGATATAGGAgtactttcattttcttttctctctgggGCAAATGCAGCCTGGGCAGAAGTGGGCGCAACTTTACACCCTATCTGGTCCTATGTCACGAGACGATCTGTAACTTCCACA
The sequence above is drawn from the Natator depressus isolate rNatDep1 chromosome 7, rNatDep2.hap1, whole genome shotgun sequence genome and encodes:
- the LOC141991360 gene encoding uncharacterized protein LOC141991360, with the translated sequence MQSSSAEVTMMESQNRKRAPAWTEREVRDLIAVWGEESVLSELRSSFRNAKTFVKISQGMKDRGHNRDPKQCRVKLKELRQAYQKTREANGRSGSEPQTCRFYDELHAILGGSATTTPAVLFDSFNGDGGNTEAGFGDEEDDDDDEVVDSSQQASGETGFPDSQELFLTLDLEPVPPEPTQGCLLDPAGGEGTSAACVSMITGSSPSQRLVKIRKKKKRTRDEMFSELMLSSHTDRAQTNAWRQIMSDCRKAQNDQEERWRAEESKWRAEESKWRAEERAEARMWRQRDERRQDSMLRLLEDQTSMLQCMVELQQRQLEHRLPLQPLCNQPPSSPSSIASTPRRPRTRWGGHRPTSHSTTEDCPKKRRLSFNKF